The following are from one region of the Streptomyces changanensis genome:
- the gatA gene encoding Asp-tRNA(Asn)/Glu-tRNA(Gln) amidotransferase subunit GatA, translated as MTDSTITKLTAAELAARIASGELTAVEVTEAHLARIEAVDEKVHAFLHVDREGALAQARAVDEKRERGEALGPLAGVPLALKDIFTTRDMPTTVGSRILEGWLPPYDATLVGRLRAADVVILGKTNMDEFAMGSSTENSAYGPTGNPWDLTRIPGGSGGGSSAALASYEAPLAIGTDTGGSIRQPAAVTGTVGVKPTYGAVSRYGMVAFSSSLDQGGPCARTVLDAALLHEVIAGHDPMDSTSIDAPVPPVVEAARNGSVTGMRVGVVKQFRGEGYQAGVLQRFDESVELLKELGAEVVELDCPSFDLALSAYYLIAPSECSSNLARFDGLRYGLRTGDDGTRSAEEVTSLTREAGFGDEVKRRIMLGTYALSSGYYDAYYGSAQKVRTLITRDFERAFEQVDVIVSPTTPTTAFPIGERADDPMAMYLADLCTIPTNLAGNAAMSLPCGLAPEDGLPVGLQIIAPAMKDDRLYTVGAAVEAAFTARWGHPLLEEAPAL; from the coding sequence ATGACGGACAGCACCATCACGAAGCTGACGGCCGCCGAGCTCGCGGCGAGGATCGCCTCCGGCGAGCTCACCGCCGTCGAGGTCACCGAGGCCCACCTCGCGCGCATCGAGGCGGTCGACGAGAAGGTCCACGCCTTCCTCCACGTCGACCGCGAGGGCGCGCTCGCCCAGGCGCGCGCCGTGGACGAGAAGCGCGAGCGCGGCGAGGCGCTCGGCCCGCTCGCCGGCGTGCCGCTCGCCCTCAAGGACATCTTCACCACCCGGGACATGCCGACCACCGTCGGCTCCCGGATCCTGGAGGGCTGGCTCCCGCCGTACGACGCGACCCTCGTCGGCCGGCTGCGCGCCGCCGACGTCGTCATCCTCGGCAAGACCAACATGGACGAGTTCGCCATGGGCTCCTCCACCGAGAACAGCGCCTACGGCCCGACCGGCAACCCCTGGGACCTCACCCGGATCCCCGGCGGCTCCGGCGGCGGCTCCTCCGCGGCGCTCGCCTCGTACGAGGCGCCGCTCGCCATCGGCACGGACACGGGCGGCTCCATCCGCCAGCCCGCCGCCGTCACCGGCACGGTCGGCGTCAAGCCGACGTACGGCGCGGTGTCCCGCTACGGCATGGTCGCGTTCTCGTCCTCCCTGGACCAGGGCGGCCCCTGCGCCCGTACCGTCCTCGACGCGGCCCTGCTGCACGAGGTGATCGCCGGGCACGACCCGATGGACTCCACGTCCATCGACGCACCCGTCCCGCCGGTCGTCGAGGCCGCGCGGAACGGCAGCGTCACCGGCATGCGCGTCGGCGTCGTCAAGCAGTTCCGCGGCGAGGGCTACCAGGCCGGCGTCCTGCAGCGGTTCGACGAGTCCGTCGAGCTGCTGAAGGAGCTGGGCGCCGAGGTCGTCGAGCTGGACTGCCCCTCCTTCGACCTGGCGCTCTCCGCGTACTACCTGATCGCGCCGTCGGAGTGCTCGTCCAACCTGGCCCGCTTCGACGGCCTGCGCTACGGCCTGCGGACCGGCGACGACGGCACCCGCTCGGCGGAGGAGGTCACCTCCCTCACCCGCGAGGCCGGCTTCGGCGACGAGGTCAAGCGCCGCATCATGCTCGGCACGTACGCGCTCAGCTCCGGCTACTACGACGCGTACTACGGCTCCGCGCAGAAGGTCCGCACGCTCATCACGCGCGACTTCGAGCGGGCCTTCGAGCAGGTCGACGTGATCGTCTCCCCGACGACGCCGACCACCGCCTTCCCGATCGGCGAGCGCGCCGACGACCCGATGGCGATGTACCTGGCCGACCTGTGCACCATCCCGACCAACCTCGCGGGCAACGCCGCCATGTCGCTGCCGTGCGGTCTGGCGCCGGAGGACGGCCTGCCGGTCGGCCTCCAGATCATCGCCCCGGCCATGAAGGACGACCGCCTGTACACGGTGGGCGCCGCGGTCGAGGCCGCGTTCACGGCGCGCTGGGGCCACCCGCTGCTGGAGGAGGCTCCGGCACTGTGA
- the gatB gene encoding Asp-tRNA(Asn)/Glu-tRNA(Gln) amidotransferase subunit GatB yields MIATTDLVSYEDALATYDPVMGLEVHVELGTRTKMFCGCSTELGAEPNSQTCPVCLGMPGALPVVNATGVESAIKIGLALHCEIAEWCRFARKNYFYPDMPKNFQTSQYDEPIAFDGYLDVQLEDGEVFRVEIERAHMEEDTGKSTHVGGATGRIHGASHSLLDYNRAGIPLIEIVTKPIVGAGDRAPEVAKAYVAELRSLIRALGVSEARMEMGQMRCDVNLSLRPIGTEKFGTRSETKNVNSLRSVERAVRYEVRRHAAVLSGGGTIVQETRHFHEDDGSTTSGRVKEEAEDYRYFPEPDLVPVAPSRAWVEEIRAGLPELPRVRRNRLREEWGVSELDMQAILNAGALDLIIATIDAGAPADQARKWWMGELSRQANESGTALEELAITPAQVARVTALVSSGDLNDKLARQVIEGVLAGEGDPDTVVEKRGLKVVSDEGALTSAVAEAIAGNAAIADKIRGGKVAAAGALVGAVMKATRGQADAARVRELILEQLGVSEG; encoded by the coding sequence GTGATCGCCACGACTGACCTGGTGTCCTACGAGGACGCCCTCGCCACCTACGACCCCGTGATGGGCCTCGAGGTGCACGTCGAGCTCGGCACCCGCACCAAGATGTTCTGCGGCTGCTCCACCGAGCTGGGCGCCGAGCCGAACAGCCAGACCTGCCCGGTCTGCCTCGGCATGCCCGGCGCGCTGCCCGTGGTCAACGCCACCGGCGTCGAGTCCGCCATCAAGATCGGTCTCGCCCTCCACTGCGAGATCGCCGAGTGGTGCCGCTTCGCCCGGAAGAACTACTTCTATCCGGACATGCCGAAGAACTTCCAGACCTCCCAGTACGACGAGCCCATCGCCTTCGACGGCTACCTGGACGTCCAGCTGGAGGACGGCGAGGTCTTCCGCGTCGAGATCGAGCGCGCGCACATGGAGGAGGACACCGGCAAGTCGACGCACGTCGGCGGTGCCACCGGCCGCATCCACGGCGCCTCGCACTCCCTCCTCGACTACAACCGCGCGGGCATCCCGCTCATCGAGATCGTCACCAAGCCGATCGTCGGCGCCGGTGACCGCGCCCCGGAGGTCGCCAAGGCGTACGTCGCGGAGCTGCGCTCCCTGATCCGCGCCCTCGGCGTGTCCGAGGCGCGGATGGAGATGGGCCAGATGCGCTGCGACGTCAACCTGTCGCTGCGCCCCATCGGCACGGAGAAGTTCGGCACCCGCAGCGAGACGAAGAACGTCAACTCGCTGCGCTCCGTCGAGCGGGCCGTCCGCTACGAGGTGCGGCGGCACGCCGCGGTCCTCTCCGGCGGCGGCACCATCGTGCAGGAGACCCGCCACTTCCACGAGGACGACGGCTCCACCACCTCCGGCCGCGTGAAGGAGGAGGCGGAGGACTACCGGTACTTCCCGGAGCCCGACCTCGTCCCGGTCGCGCCGTCCCGTGCGTGGGTGGAGGAGATCCGCGCCGGGCTGCCCGAGCTGCCGCGCGTGCGCCGCAACCGGCTGCGCGAGGAGTGGGGCGTCTCGGAGCTGGACATGCAGGCCATCCTCAACGCCGGCGCGCTCGACCTGATCATCGCCACGATCGACGCCGGCGCCCCGGCCGACCAGGCCCGCAAGTGGTGGATGGGCGAGCTGTCCCGGCAGGCCAACGAGTCCGGCACGGCCCTGGAGGAGCTGGCGATCACCCCGGCGCAGGTCGCCCGGGTCACCGCGCTCGTCTCGTCCGGCGACCTCAACGACAAGCTGGCCCGCCAGGTCATCGAGGGCGTGCTCGCGGGCGAGGGCGACCCCGACACCGTGGTCGAGAAGCGCGGCCTGAAGGTCGTCTCCGACGAGGGCGCCCTGACCTCGGCGGTCGCGGAGGCCATCGCCGGGAACGCCGCCATCGCGGACAAGATCCGCGGCGGCAAGGTCGCGGCGGCCGGCGCGCTGGTCGGCGCGGTCATGAAGGCCACGCGCGGCCAGGCCGACGCCGCCCGCGTCCGGGAGCTGATCCTGGAGCAGCTGGGCGTCAGCGAGGGCTGA
- a CDS encoding MMPL family transporter, giving the protein MAAIARWCVRHRLVVVLLWLAAFGGAAAATGVAGTAYSNEYEAPGTESGRATAVLREAFPGGGGDTATVVWHTDRGDVRSPVVTQRIAPMLDAVAALPGVAVVTSPYGPAGLPAPADGPPPRAKAPGRPTAQSATTTGTAGATAAGTAAGASGASTTGTGTATGGGTGTGTAAASATGADAATRDSGTPHGGISEDGRTAYATVTFDQRVEDVDAARADALVDTARQAAGDGVRVEVGGSVAALTGGGGGHTAEIVGVAVAAVVLFLAFGSLAASLLPIATALVSVGTAASGIALLGHVMTVADFAPMLGMLIGLGVGIDYALFIVTRHRKGLKRGLGVTEAAESAVATTGRAVVFAGATVCIALLGMLTLRLGFLNGVAIAASLTVVLTVVASVTLLPALLSLIGMRALSRRERRRLAEHGPQPEPPTGFAARWSAFVERHPKKLGAVAAVVMLVLALPTLSLRLGTSDQGNDPASATTRQAYDLLAGGPDGDGFGPGVNGPLTLVAELEGAGDRIAMNQLAARLPATPGVDSVGPVSYSGSGNTAVVTVVPDSAPQSQETSDLVDRLRQDVLPTAEAGSSLDVHVGGVTAAYDDFAQVVVGKLPLFVGVVITLGCLLLLLAFRSVGIPLKAAVMNVAAVASAFGVVVAVFQWGWGSELLGLGRAGPIEPFLPVIAVSVLFGLSMDYQVFLVSRMYEEWLETGDNRRAVRVGLAETSRVINSAAVIMIAVFLAFVLSGDRVIAMFGIGLAAAVALDAFVLRTLLVPALMHLLGGANWWLPRSLDRVLPRISIEPPDPPEMPGPARVRIPGKRTSGDGELVP; this is encoded by the coding sequence TTGGCAGCCATCGCCCGGTGGTGTGTGCGCCACCGACTCGTCGTCGTCCTGCTCTGGCTCGCCGCCTTCGGCGGCGCCGCGGCGGCCACGGGCGTCGCGGGCACCGCGTACTCGAACGAGTACGAGGCCCCGGGCACCGAGTCCGGCCGCGCGACGGCCGTGCTCCGCGAGGCGTTCCCGGGCGGCGGCGGAGACACCGCCACCGTCGTCTGGCACACCGACCGCGGCGACGTGCGCTCCCCGGTGGTCACACAGCGGATCGCCCCCATGCTCGACGCGGTCGCCGCCCTGCCGGGCGTCGCGGTCGTCACCTCCCCGTACGGCCCCGCCGGGCTCCCCGCGCCCGCGGACGGCCCACCCCCGCGGGCGAAGGCCCCCGGGCGGCCCACGGCGCAGAGCGCGACCACGACCGGTACGGCGGGCGCGACCGCGGCCGGGACCGCCGCAGGGGCCTCGGGTGCGTCCACGACCGGTACGGGTACGGCGACAGGGGGTGGGACCGGAACCGGAACCGCGGCGGCGAGCGCGACCGGCGCCGACGCGGCGACGCGGGACTCCGGCACGCCCCACGGCGGGATCAGCGAGGACGGCCGGACCGCCTACGCCACCGTCACCTTCGACCAGCGCGTCGAGGACGTCGACGCGGCGCGGGCCGACGCCCTCGTCGACACCGCCCGCCAGGCCGCCGGCGACGGCGTCCGGGTCGAGGTCGGCGGCAGCGTGGCCGCCCTGACCGGGGGCGGCGGCGGGCACACCGCCGAGATCGTGGGCGTCGCCGTCGCCGCGGTCGTGCTCTTCCTCGCCTTCGGCTCCCTCGCGGCCAGCCTCCTGCCGATCGCCACGGCCCTGGTGAGCGTCGGCACCGCCGCCTCCGGCATCGCCCTCCTCGGCCACGTCATGACGGTCGCGGACTTCGCCCCGATGCTCGGCATGCTCATCGGGCTCGGCGTCGGCATCGACTACGCCCTGTTCATCGTCACGCGGCACCGCAAGGGGCTCAAGCGCGGCCTCGGCGTCACCGAGGCCGCCGAGAGCGCCGTCGCCACCACCGGCCGTGCGGTCGTCTTCGCCGGCGCGACGGTCTGCATCGCCCTGCTCGGCATGCTCACCCTGCGGCTGGGCTTCCTCAACGGCGTCGCCATAGCGGCGTCCCTGACCGTGGTCCTCACCGTCGTCGCCTCCGTGACGCTGCTGCCCGCCCTGCTCTCCCTCATCGGCATGCGCGCGCTCTCCCGCCGCGAGCGCCGCCGCCTCGCCGAGCACGGCCCGCAGCCCGAGCCGCCCACCGGGTTCGCCGCCCGCTGGTCCGCGTTCGTCGAGCGCCACCCGAAGAAGCTCGGCGCCGTCGCCGCCGTCGTGATGCTCGTCCTGGCGCTGCCCACGCTCTCGCTCCGCCTGGGCACCTCCGACCAGGGCAACGACCCCGCGTCGGCCACCACCCGGCAGGCGTACGACCTGCTCGCCGGCGGCCCGGACGGCGACGGCTTCGGCCCCGGCGTCAACGGGCCCCTCACCCTCGTCGCCGAGCTGGAGGGCGCCGGCGACCGCATCGCCATGAACCAGCTCGCGGCCCGGCTGCCCGCCACGCCCGGCGTCGACTCCGTCGGCCCCGTCAGCTACAGCGGCAGCGGCAACACCGCCGTGGTCACCGTCGTCCCGGACTCCGCGCCCCAGTCGCAGGAGACCAGCGACCTGGTCGACCGGCTCCGCCAGGACGTCCTGCCCACCGCCGAGGCGGGCAGCTCCCTCGACGTCCACGTCGGCGGCGTCACCGCGGCGTACGACGACTTCGCCCAGGTCGTCGTCGGCAAGCTGCCGCTCTTCGTCGGCGTCGTCATCACCCTCGGCTGCCTGCTGCTCCTGCTCGCCTTCCGGTCCGTCGGCATCCCGCTGAAGGCCGCCGTGATGAACGTCGCCGCCGTCGCCTCCGCGTTCGGCGTCGTCGTCGCCGTCTTCCAGTGGGGGTGGGGCAGCGAACTGCTCGGCCTCGGACGGGCGGGTCCCATCGAACCGTTCCTGCCGGTGATCGCCGTGTCGGTGCTCTTCGGGCTGTCCATGGACTACCAGGTGTTCCTGGTGAGCCGCATGTACGAGGAGTGGCTGGAGACCGGGGACAACCGGCGGGCCGTCCGCGTCGGCCTCGCCGAGACCAGCCGGGTGATCAATTCCGCCGCGGTCATCATGATCGCCGTCTTCCTGGCGTTCGTCCTCTCCGGGGACCGGGTCATCGCGATGTTCGGCATCGGCCTCGCCGCGGCGGTCGCGCTCGACGCGTTCGTCCTGCGGACGCTGCTCGTGCCCGCGCTGATGCACCTGCTCGGCGGCGCCAACTGGTGGCTGCCCCGCTCCCTGGACCGGGTGCTGCCCCGCATCAGCATCGAACCCCCCGATCCACCCGAGATGCCCGGCCCGGCGCGTGTGAGAATCCCCGGGAAGCGCACCAGCGGGGACGGGGAGCTCGTACCGTAG
- a CDS encoding DUF6191 domain-containing protein, whose amino-acid sequence MFGNAMDELFAPGRKHTDEEARRLVLSRVDVGDSDPGSGPIDLASGQVTVRPAGPAETPDGL is encoded by the coding sequence ATGTTCGGCAACGCGATGGACGAGCTGTTCGCACCGGGTCGCAAGCACACCGACGAGGAGGCGCGGCGCCTGGTCCTCAGCCGCGTCGACGTCGGCGACAGCGACCCGGGGAGCGGGCCGATAGACCTCGCCTCCGGCCAGGTGACGGTGCGCCCGGCGGGGCCGGCGGAGACCCCGGACGGCTTGTGA
- a CDS encoding PQQ-dependent sugar dehydrogenase: MRRPAVTAVSATAALLLATGCSGGGSGPAGPASAPPPRTAASASASPTASASPSPSAPPAKGSVRVVSTVAQGLKSPWGLAALPGGDLLVSSRDGGTITRVDAESGELTVLGEVPGVAPGGEGGLLGLALSPTYAEDHLVYAYFTTESDNRVARMLYDETAPPGRQLGAPDTVLRNIPKGVVHNGGRIAFGPDGMLYVGTGDSGDTGLAQDKESLGGKILRMTPDGQPVHGNPEADSVVYSYGHRNVQGLAWDAQKRLWAAEFGQNTYDELNLVRPGGNHGWPETEGKGGGGAFVDPVVQWPVADASPSGIAVARGSVWMAALRGERLWRVPLAGGEPSAAPQAFLKGTYGRLRTVLAAGGDRLWLVTSETDTRGTPEAGDDRILLLEVR, encoded by the coding sequence GTGCGACGTCCCGCTGTGACGGCCGTTTCGGCCACAGCCGCGCTGCTGCTGGCGACCGGATGCTCGGGCGGGGGGAGCGGCCCGGCGGGTCCCGCGAGCGCCCCGCCGCCCCGTACCGCCGCGTCCGCGTCGGCCTCCCCGACGGCCTCGGCGTCGCCCTCGCCGTCCGCCCCGCCCGCCAAGGGGTCGGTGCGGGTGGTGTCCACGGTGGCCCAGGGGCTGAAGTCACCGTGGGGGTTGGCCGCCCTGCCCGGTGGGGACCTGCTGGTCTCCTCGCGCGACGGGGGCACCATCACGCGCGTGGACGCGGAGAGCGGCGAGCTGACCGTGCTCGGCGAGGTGCCGGGCGTGGCCCCCGGCGGGGAGGGCGGCCTGCTGGGACTGGCGCTCTCCCCCACGTACGCCGAGGACCACCTCGTCTACGCGTACTTCACCACCGAGTCCGACAACCGCGTGGCACGCATGCTGTACGACGAGACGGCGCCCCCCGGGCGGCAGTTGGGGGCGCCCGACACGGTCCTGCGGAACATCCCGAAGGGCGTCGTCCACAACGGCGGCAGGATCGCGTTCGGCCCGGACGGGATGCTGTACGTGGGCACCGGTGACAGCGGCGACACCGGGCTGGCGCAGGACAAGGAGTCGCTGGGCGGCAAGATCCTGCGGATGACCCCGGACGGGCAGCCCGTGCACGGCAATCCGGAGGCGGACTCGGTCGTCTACTCGTACGGCCACCGCAACGTGCAGGGCCTCGCGTGGGACGCGCAGAAGCGGCTGTGGGCGGCCGAGTTCGGCCAGAACACCTACGACGAGCTGAACCTCGTCCGGCCGGGCGGCAACCACGGCTGGCCCGAGACGGAGGGCAAGGGCGGCGGGGGCGCGTTCGTCGACCCGGTGGTCCAGTGGCCCGTGGCCGACGCGTCGCCGAGCGGCATCGCCGTCGCGCGGGGCTCGGTGTGGATGGCCGCGCTGCGCGGCGAGCGGCTGTGGCGGGTCCCGCTGGCGGGCGGGGAACCCTCGGCGGCCCCCCAGGCGTTCCTGAAGGGGACGTACGGCCGGCTGCGCACGGTGCTGGCCGCGGGCGGCGACCGGCTGTGGCTGGTCACGAGCGAGACCGACACCCGTGGCACGCCCGAGGCCGGCGACGACAGGATCCTCCTGCTGGAGGTCAGGTGA
- a CDS encoding aldo/keto reductase has translation MERRTLGATGLEVGAVGLGCMPMSWAYSASQQRGDRSLGAVHAALDAGVTLLDTADMYGPFTNELLLGRALRGRRAEAFVATKCGLLVGDGHIVANGRPSYVRRACDASLRRLQTDVIDLYQLHRADPEVPVEETWGAMAELVTAGKVRALGWCAVGVRGSRRGASDLYDGTIRQLERVQQEFPVSAVQAELSVWSPEALARLLPWCAARGVGFLAAMPLGNGFLTGTLTPGGGFEPEDLRARHPRFTAEMMAANQPLVAGLRRVAERHGGEAAGATPAQVALAWALAQGRHVVPVPGTKRGRWAVENARAARLALTARDLAEIAALPPARGSWD, from the coding sequence TTGGAGCGCAGGACACTCGGGGCGACCGGGCTGGAGGTGGGGGCCGTCGGCCTCGGCTGCATGCCGATGAGCTGGGCCTACAGCGCCTCCCAGCAGCGCGGCGACCGCTCGCTCGGCGCCGTGCACGCCGCGCTCGACGCCGGGGTGACCCTGCTCGACACCGCCGACATGTACGGGCCCTTCACCAACGAGCTGCTGCTCGGCCGGGCGCTCAGGGGGCGCCGGGCGGAGGCGTTCGTCGCGACGAAGTGCGGGCTGCTCGTGGGTGACGGGCACATCGTGGCCAACGGCCGGCCGTCGTACGTGCGGCGGGCCTGCGACGCGTCGCTGCGGCGGCTGCAGACGGACGTGATCGACCTGTACCAGCTGCACCGGGCCGACCCGGAGGTGCCGGTGGAGGAGACCTGGGGCGCCATGGCGGAGCTGGTGACCGCGGGGAAGGTACGGGCGCTCGGGTGGTGCGCGGTCGGCGTGCGCGGCTCCCGGCGCGGCGCGTCGGACCTGTACGACGGAACGATCCGCCAACTGGAGCGCGTCCAGCAGGAGTTCCCGGTCAGCGCCGTGCAGGCGGAGCTGTCGGTGTGGTCGCCGGAGGCGCTCGCCCGGCTGCTGCCGTGGTGCGCGGCGCGGGGCGTGGGGTTCCTGGCGGCGATGCCGCTCGGCAACGGCTTCCTGACCGGGACGCTCACCCCGGGCGGCGGGTTCGAGCCGGAGGACCTGCGCGCGCGCCACCCGCGCTTCACCGCCGAGATGATGGCGGCCAACCAGCCGCTGGTCGCGGGGTTGCGGCGGGTGGCCGAGCGGCACGGCGGAGAGGCGGCCGGGGCGACGCCGGCGCAGGTCGCGCTCGCCTGGGCGCTGGCACAGGGGCGGCACGTCGTCCCGGTGCCGGGCACGAAGCGGGGGCGCTGGGCGGTGGAGAACGCCCGGGCGGCACGGCTGGCGCTGACGGCGCGGGACCTGGCGGAGATCGCCGCCCTGCCCCCGGCACGCGGCTCCTGGGACTGA
- a CDS encoding 2-hydroxyacid dehydrogenase, translating to MTRDVWLPVPAAEVAGLPDPAATGLAYRFWDGGPEFPADPADCVFYVVPYMKGTEVAVRPLAAMTSLRVVQTLSAGIDHVTPGLGDVPPGVALCNARGVHEASTAELALALVLASLRDLPGFVRGQDREEWRAGFYPSLADRSVLIVGYGSIGAAIDDRLAPFECARVVRVARSARTTERGPVHALSDLPALLPDADVVILSTPLTEETHHLVDAGFLARMKDGALLVNVARGPVVDTKALLAETASGRLTAALDVTDPEPLPAGHPLWHAPGVLISPHVGGSTSAFMPRAKRLIADQLTRFTAGEPLRNVVLTTG from the coding sequence ATGACCCGGGACGTGTGGCTGCCCGTCCCCGCCGCGGAGGTCGCGGGCCTGCCGGACCCGGCCGCCACCGGCCTGGCCTACCGCTTCTGGGACGGCGGCCCGGAGTTCCCGGCCGACCCCGCGGACTGCGTCTTCTACGTGGTGCCGTACATGAAGGGCACGGAGGTCGCGGTGCGGCCGCTCGCGGCGATGACCTCGCTGCGGGTGGTGCAGACGCTGTCGGCCGGCATCGACCACGTGACGCCGGGGCTCGGCGACGTGCCGCCCGGGGTGGCGTTGTGCAACGCCCGGGGCGTGCACGAGGCGAGCACGGCCGAGCTCGCCCTCGCCCTGGTGCTCGCCTCGCTGCGCGACCTCCCCGGCTTCGTCCGGGGCCAGGACCGCGAGGAGTGGCGGGCCGGCTTCTACCCCTCGCTCGCCGACAGGTCGGTGCTGATCGTCGGGTACGGGTCGATCGGCGCGGCCATCGACGACCGGCTCGCGCCCTTCGAGTGTGCGCGGGTCGTGCGCGTCGCACGCTCCGCGCGCACCACCGAGCGCGGCCCGGTGCACGCCCTGTCCGATCTGCCCGCGCTCCTGCCGGACGCCGACGTGGTGATCCTGTCCACGCCGTTGACCGAGGAGACCCACCACCTGGTCGACGCCGGCTTCCTGGCGCGGATGAAGGACGGGGCGCTGCTGGTCAACGTCGCCCGGGGGCCCGTGGTGGACACCAAGGCCCTGCTGGCGGAGACGGCGAGCGGGCGTCTCACCGCGGCGCTCGACGTCACCGACCCGGAGCCGCTGCCCGCCGGCCACCCGCTGTGGCACGCGCCGGGCGTGCTGATCAGCCCGCACGTGGGCGGCTCGACCTCGGCGTTCATGCCGCGCGCGAAGCGTCTGATAGCCGACCAGCTGACCCGGTTCACGGCGGGGGAACCGCTGCGCAACGTCGTCCTCACCACCGGCTAG